Proteins from one Triticum aestivum cultivar Chinese Spring chromosome 7A, IWGSC CS RefSeq v2.1, whole genome shotgun sequence genomic window:
- the LOC123150274 gene encoding nascent polypeptide-associated complex subunit alpha, muscle-specific form produces the protein MMAADLHRSFFLAPSPHHLAELRIDPQHSAVTFSAPGGVAGPGGRKRRCLLPPVSPRKKLLVELHPFDSSPSPSQPPSPRLSPSTAPPLLSRTGSPAGDFSFPSVRPCIGGSGGGNGGNIFAFLEDTPSTPSPTGSGVSALSFLAPPGQPTTPTGGTLSGGLTFMDSPQKPTAGPTANGGFMFSASPEQPLTPASSPAGGGLASLSTEPSLSPREYHGGCAVASFPSPKHARTGSTDSGGLAFFPSPGPPIGHASSPTSPSFVFSASKILAPLVRKSGGGRKKRPRRQQGIVSTLRGSQQAIEPPQKVVKTYASVTAGETSRSSIQSGSSARPCCTFFTSPAKATPANGETSRSSGKQEARKACSEASSSTSPCGSGSTFVPAPAKHSSAGKASKQHREVEVSSVATPAAPAAACTGAEVVVRVTCACGVHKEFCFDHRH, from the exons ATGATGGCGGCCGACCTCCACCGCAGCTTCTTCCTCGCGCCgtcgccgcaccacctcgccgagCTCCGCATCGATCCCCAGCACTCGGCGGTCACCTTTTCCGCGCCAGGCGGCGTCGCCGGGCCCGGGGGACGCAAGCGCCGCTGCCTCCTCCCGCCCGTTTCGCCGCGCAAGAAGTTGCTGGTCGAGCTCCACCCCTTCgactcctcgccctccccctcacAGCCGCCTTCGCCGCGCCTCTCCCCGAGCACCGCGCCGCCTTTGCTGTCGCGCACGGGGTCCCCCGCCGGTGACTTCTCATTCCCGTCGGTGCGTCCGTGTATCGGTGGTAGCGGCGGCGGCAATGGGGGCAACATCTTCGCGTTCTTGGAGGACACGCCCAGCACGCCGTCTCCGACGGGCTCCGGTGTCAGCGCCCTATCGTTCTTGGCTCCACCGGGGCAGCCGACAACGCCCACGGGCGGCACCTTGAGCGGCGGGCTCACGTTCATGGATTCGCCACAGAAGCCGACGGCGGGCCCCACTGCCAACGGTGGATTCATGTTCTCGGCTTCGCCGGAGCAGCCGCTCACGCCAGCGAGCTCTCCTGCCGGCGGCGGCCTCGCGTCCTTGTCTACCGAGCCGTCCCTGTCGCCCAGGGAATACCACGGCGGGTGCGCCGTGGCGTCCTTCCCTTCCCCGAAGCACGCGCGCACGGGCTCCACCGATAGCGGTGGCTTGGCTTTCTTCCCTTCGCCGGGGCCCCCCATCGGGCACGCAAGTTCTCCGACATCCCCGTCGTTTGTCTTCTCGGCATCGAAGATTTTGGCGCCGCTCGTGCGCAAGTCTGGCGGCGGCAGGAAGAAGAGGCCGCGGCGACAACAAGGCATCGTGAGCACGCTCCGCGGGAGCCAGCAGGCCATTGAGCCGCCGCAGAAGGTTGTCAAGACGTACGCCTCGGTCACCGCCGGCGAGACCTCCCGCTCCTCCATCCAGTCCGGGTCATCGGCCAGGCCGTGCTGCACGTTCTTCACCTCGCCGGCGAAGGCCACTCCCGCGAATGGCGAGACATCCCGCTCCTCTGGCAAGCAG GAGGCCAGGAAGGCCTGCAGTGAGGCGTCCAGCTCGACTTCGCCATGCGGGTCGGGCTCCACGTTCGTCCCAGCGCCGGCGAAGCATTCGTCAGCTGGGAAGGCGAGCAAGCAG CATCGGGAGGTGGAAGTATCCAGCGTTGCCACACCAGCCGCGCCAGCAGCAGCCTGCACCGGCGCCGAAGTGGTGGTGCGCGTGACCTGCGCTTGTGGTGTCCACAAGGAGTTCTGCTTTGACCACCGCCACTGA